TGCTGGCGTGGCGTTTGGGGCGAGGAGAAAAACTCTCCCTTCGCCCTACGTTTCAAAATGCCTTTGCAGGCGTGCTGATGCTTTTTGGCGGCACTGGCGCGGTCGTGTGGGTGGAACAGCACATTGCCTCTGGGCTGGCAGCCATTGTGGTGGCGAGCATGCCCTTTTGGTTCGTGTTGCTCGACTATCGCCAATGGGCGTACAATTTTTCGCAGAAAGTAGTGCTGGGCGGCATAGTCATCGGTTTTGTGGGTGTTTTGACGCTATTTGCTGCTGACTCCGGTAGTTTTTCAGGAAAAACAATTTTCGCCATGTTGGTCTTGCTGGCGGGTTGCATCTCGTGGGCGGGCGGCTCGCTCTATCTGAAATACAACACCAACACGCAGTCGTCCATGATGAACGCGGGTGTGCAAATGCTTGCGGCGGGCGTTTTCAGTCTGATGGTGGGCGGGCTGTTGGGGGAGGCGGGCGAGTTCTCCCTATCGGCGGTCAGTTTGGAGTCGTGGTTGGGCTTGACGTATCTCATCACCTTTGGGTCTTTGTTGGGCTATCTCTCCTATGTGTGGTTGTTGAGCGTCCGACCCGTGGTGCAGGTAGGCACCTATGCCTATGTGAATCCCGTGGTGGCTGTCATGCTCGGCTGGATGTATGCCAACGAGCCTTTTTCTGGCAGGCAATTGTTGGCCTTGGCGGTGATTCTCGCTGGTGTGTTGCTGATTAACCTGCCGAAATACAAGGGCTTGCAAATAAAGCTTGTGTGATTATTCAGACAAGGGCAGCGTCTCGGAATGTGTTTCGGGGCGCTGCCCTTGCCTGAACAGTTACAAATCTCCCCCCGCCCTGCCATTTCTGGCGCAAAATCTACCAACGGCGGCGTTGCAAGATTTTCCGGCACCGATTGGCGAGCAAGCGGCGGCAGGTGCGCCATGCCGCTTAAGTCAACGCAAATCAGCCCCGTCCGCTTCACTTGGCCGTGCAAGCCCCTGAATACAGGCTCTGGCAAGGTGGTTTTGAGCGAAAGACGCTTGCGACTCTTTGAAAATCATACAAATCAAACAAGAGTGCCCTTGCCTTGCCAATAGGCTGGTTCAAACCCTTTTTTGTCTGGGTATAATTCAGATTTTTGCGGGCATAAAAGTTCATAAGATGAAACACCTGCCCTCGCTCTTACTGCTCTTCATGGCGCAAACACTCGGCGCACAAACCACCGACTCGACCTACACGGCGCAAATGGCGCACCACCGCCAAGCGTACAAGGAACATTTTCTTACCGAAAGTCGCTCCCCATTGATGGAAGACGACACGGCCTTCCTCGACTTTTTTGCGCCGGATGCTTCGTGGCGTGTGAACGCGACCTTTGAGCGCACCTTCGACACAGAACCCTTCGATATGCCCACTTACAGTGGCCGAAGCGCACGCTACCAGCAATACGGGATTTTTACTTTTGAAAAAGATGGAAAAAAACACACCCTCCGCGTCTATCAGAATCTGAGATTGCTCAACTCCCAAAAATACTTCGACTACTTGTTCCTACCTTTCAAGGACCACAGCAACGGCGATTCCACTTATGGCGGCGGGCGCTATCTTGACCTCAAAACTGGTGACATCGGCACTGACAACACGATGAGCATTGATTTCAACAAATGCTACAATCCGTGGTGCGCCTACAGCGACGGGTTCAACTGCCCCATCCCGCCCAAAGAGAACCACCTCGACATAATGGTGGACGCGGGTGAGAAAAATTTCAGAGGAGAGCGGAAACATTGAGCGATGCTATGGCCCGGCCAGCTAGCCAGCCCCCCGTCCAAGCGGCTTGAAAATTGAAGCCACCCGTGATGGCATCAATATCGAGCACCTCGCCCGCGAGGAAAAGGCCGGGGCATATTTTGCTCTCAAATGTTCTGAAATTCAATTCTTTGAGCGAAACCCCGCCCGCCGTCACGAACTCTTCTTTAAACGTGCTTTTGCCCGCGACGGGGAAAACGGCAGCAGTCAGCTGGCCGACCAATGCTGCCAATTTTTTTTTGTCCATGTCGGCCCAACGCTGTGCTTCGGGGATGGATGCCCCGACTGTCAGATTTTGCCACAAGCGGAGCGGCAACCCGAATTGCGTGTGTGCAGCCACAAGTTTTTTCCCTTGCTCCGCTTTCACTTCTTTCAATGCTTCGGCGGCTCCTTCGGCATTCATGTTTCCCAAAAAATTGACTTGCAACGGGAAACGATAGGCGACACGGTGCAAGTCACGAGCGCCCCAAGCCGAAAGGCGCAAGATGCCCGGCCCGCTCAGCCCCCAATGCGTCACGAGCAGCGGCCCGTCAGCCGAAAGTTTGGTGCCCGGAATGGATAGTGTAGCGTTCGGCACGGACACGCCCGATAGGTCGCGCAGTCGGGTGTCCTTTGTGTTGAAGGTGAATAGGGAAGGCACTGGCTCCACGATGTCGTGGCCAAGCGAGCGCAGGGTTTCCCACGCGGCAACATTGCTGCCAGTGGTTACCATGATTTTTTCAAAAACAAGTGGTCGTTGCTGCCCTGCCACCCACACTTGCCATGAACCGTCGGGCATGGGGGCAAATCGCTCCACTCGGGCGCTTGTGTGCACCTGCACACCTGCTTGGTGGGCAGCGCGTTGGAGGCAATGCACAATGGTAAGTGAATCATCGGTGACGGGAAACATCCGGCCATCGGCCTCGGTCTTGAGCGGTACGCCGCGCTGGGCGAACCATTCCACCGTCTGTTCTGGGCCAAACTGCATGAAAGGCCCCAACAGCTCCCGACCGCCTCGCGGGTAGTATTTGACTAATTCACGAGCATCGAAGCAAGCATGGGTGACGTTGCAGCGCCCCCCGCCACTCACGCGCACTTTTTCCAGCACGCTTTTTCCGCGCTCAAAAATGGTAATGCGGCAGGCCGGATTGAGTTCCGCACAAGTGATGGCAGCAAAAAAACCTGCTGCGCCGCCGCCGATGATGGCTATTTGCACAATATGAGACAATGACGGCGTAAAGGTATGGGCAAGCGCATGGGTGTGGGACAACCGCTCATGGGAATTTTATGCCTTGATTTGCTAGGATTTGTTAGCTAGCCGTGATTAACACCGATGATTTTAAGCAGATTGCGATTGAAGCCATGCCCAGAACTTGGAGGGGCGAAGTGTAGTATATGCAAATGAGGGGTTGAAATCAAATCAACCCCTCATTGCGTAATGTACCATTGTGCTCGAAACGGTCATGCCGCACCTATGCAATAGCTCTACTCCACTACGGGCGTCGAGTGTGCCCGCACGGTGTGTTCTCTGACTGGTCCAATGCCGTACTTGGATGTCTCAAAGAATAAGGATGCCGAGGCTTCACTCTCCACGCTCCCGCAAATGCTGGTGACACGAAACCGATAGGAAGCGCCGGGTACCAAGCCCGTGAGGGTGGTCTGGTTGTCTTCAGTCGTCGCCATGGTAGGCGCTATGGCATGGTCGCCGCTCCATTCCACCCGGTATTGAATGGCTTCGGGCATGGTGTTCCAAGCAATTTCGGCGGTGGTGCTGGCGAGGCTGCGCACTTTGAGTGTGAGGGGCGGCAGGCACCCGCAACGCTCGGCGGGCGGTGGGGCAAAATCGTCGCTCACGGCAAATGGCAGCAAGGGCTGTTCTTTTTCACAGGCGGCCAAGGCTGTGGCAAGGCCCAAGGCAAGAAACAAATGATGTGCTTTCATGTCTTTCATATTTGTTGAACTGATGACACGAAAGTGGGGGGCAGGCACCTCACACTTCAAGCATAGGTGAGTGGATGCGTGTTTTTGGTGAGTGAGATGGGGGTTTGGGCGAGTGAGGGTCAGTAGCGCCGAGGGTCAAAAGCAGAGGCATCCACACTTGTCGGCTTCCCATCGGCCATTTCGGCTACCAATTTCCCGGTGCCAGCGCCCATGCTCAACCCTATCATGGCATGGCCAGTGGCGATGAGCAAGTTGGATGTTTTTTTTGCAAAAC
This genomic interval from Saprospiraceae bacterium contains the following:
- a CDS encoding DUF1684 domain-containing protein, giving the protein MKHLPSLLLLFMAQTLGAQTTDSTYTAQMAHHRQAYKEHFLTESRSPLMEDDTAFLDFFAPDASWRVNATFERTFDTEPFDMPTYSGRSARYQQYGIFTFEKDGKKHTLRVYQNLRLLNSQKYFDYLFLPFKDHSNGDSTYGGGRYLDLKTGDIGTDNTMSIDFNKCYNPWCAYSDGFNCPIPPKENHLDIMVDAGEKNFRGERKH
- a CDS encoding EamA family transporter — its product is MNTKTQPSAGLVVAAFAAIYLIWGSTYLAILFGLKTMPPFLMSGIRFSIAGAVLLAWRLGRGEKLSLRPTFQNAFAGVLMLFGGTGAVVWVEQHIASGLAAIVVASMPFWFVLLDYRQWAYNFSQKVVLGGIVIGFVGVLTLFAADSGSFSGKTIFAMLVLLAGCISWAGGSLYLKYNTNTQSSMMNAGVQMLAAGVFSLMVGGLLGEAGEFSLSAVSLESWLGLTYLITFGSLLGYLSYVWLLSVRPVVQVGTYAYVNPVVAVMLGWMYANEPFSGRQLLALAVILAGVLLINLPKYKGLQIKLV
- a CDS encoding fibronectin type III domain-containing protein, which encodes MKAHHLFLALGLATALAACEKEQPLLPFAVSDDFAPPPAERCGCLPPLTLKVRSLASTTAEIAWNTMPEAIQYRVEWSGDHAIAPTMATTEDNQTTLTGLVPGASYRFRVTSICGSVESEASASLFFETSKYGIGPVREHTVRAHSTPVVE
- a CDS encoding NAD(P)/FAD-dependent oxidoreductase, which produces MQIAIIGGGAAGFFAAITCAELNPACRITIFERGKSVLEKVRVSGGGRCNVTHACFDARELVKYYPRGGRELLGPFMQFGPEQTVEWFAQRGVPLKTEADGRMFPVTDDSLTIVHCLQRAAHQAGVQVHTSARVERFAPMPDGSWQVWVAGQQRPLVFEKIMVTTGSNVAAWETLRSLGHDIVEPVPSLFTFNTKDTRLRDLSGVSVPNATLSIPGTKLSADGPLLVTHWGLSGPGILRLSAWGARDLHRVAYRFPLQVNFLGNMNAEGAAEALKEVKAEQGKKLVAAHTQFGLPLRLWQNLTVGASIPEAQRWADMDKKKLAALVGQLTAAVFPVAGKSTFKEEFVTAGGVSLKELNFRTFESKICPGLFLAGEVLDIDAITGGFNFQAAWTGGWLAGRAIASLNVSALL